From Primulina huaijiensis isolate GDHJ02 chromosome 15, ASM1229523v2, whole genome shotgun sequence, one genomic window encodes:
- the LOC140959758 gene encoding cyclin-dependent kinases regulatory subunit 1-like, whose translation MGGQIQYSDKYFDDTYEYRHVVLTPEVTKLLPKNRLLSENEWRAIGVQQSRGWVHYAIHRPEPHIMLFRRPLNYQQQQQENQA comes from the exons ATGGGCGGCCAGATCCAGTACTCCGATAAGTACTTTGATGACACCTACGAGTACAG GCATGTGGTTCTTACGCCAGAGGTGACCAAATTGCTTCCTAAAAATCGACTCCTCTCGGAA AATGAATGGCGAGCAATTGGGGTTCAGCAGAGCCGTGGGTGGGTTCACTATGCAATTCACCGCCCAGAGCCGCACATCATGCTTTTTAGGAGGCCACTGAACTACCAGCAACAGCAGCAAGAGAACCAAGCTTAA
- the LOC140960314 gene encoding uncharacterized protein, producing the protein MAKDVDAGEVVVSSIRAGMKREFAMMMKTQSEMGGELSVGRRRRVTRSQNAGSSGKDNVGSCGKRMKKEDGEKSGRKDMGKVDDEAESGLVDVEIDVGGDLRSLESEQVGEGRNEGGDMVPDSREGGVQPLCTESGAGPVLSGGTGTSTSHLLKSKKVELKKVPTKLRDLLETGLLEGLQVCYIRGSKAREQPDSGLRGLIRGTGILCSCEECKGEKVVTPNQFELHAGSGNKRPPEYIYLENGKNLRDVLNACKVEHSDSLEVVISNFIGRAELRPPASSLKCKGLVRDTSGTKSMLLCGARVGPKESDSCPTQMSEATYRDPLSGVSSPVASCSQSEVSGSARMPSKSQSRSKTLKLTRKDLGMHKVVFTDNVLEDGTNLSYIVQGEKRLEGYKEKGGIFCNCCKKVVSPSQFEAHAGFASRRKPYDNIYTPDGASLHEISLGLSTLRKSSSKGNDDLCSICEGGGKLLCCDNCPRAFHVDCVPHSSVPRSSVPQEKWYCKYCENMFQKAKAAKLNANAIAAGRVAGVDPLEEIKQRCIRIVGILEADVGGCALCRGHDFSAAEFNDSTVIICDQCEKEYHVGCLREHKIDDLKELPENEWFCCTECLTTNSTLQKLISDGEQMLPQPVLEVVKKKCEEKGLENASDLDIKWRVLSGKTASEDTRAWLSGAVNIFHDRFDPIADSSTGRRDLIPELVYGRQFKDQDLCGMYCAVLIVNSEVVSAATFRVFGQEVAELPLVATSINSQGKGYFQSLFFCIETLLKSLNVKDLVLPAADEAESLWKERFGFEKIGEEQLDQYTKSYQLLIFQGTSVLHKSISQPSES; encoded by the exons ATGGCGAAGGACGTGGATGCTGGTGAAGTAGTGGTTTCCTCTATCCGGGCTGGGATGAAGAGGGAGTTTGCGATGATGATGAAGACGCAGTCAGAGATGGGTGGGGAGCTTTCGGTGGGACGAAGGAGGAGGGTGACGAGGTCCCAAAATGCTGGTAGTTCTGGCAAAGACAATGTGGGGAGTTGTGGTAAGAGAATGAAAAAGGAGGATGGTGAAAAATCAGGAAGGAAAGATATGGGGAAGGTGGATGATGAGGCGGAGAGTGGTTTGGTGGATGTAGAGATTGATGTGGGAGGTGACTTGAGAAGTTTGGAGTCTGAGCAAGTTGGTGAAGGGAGGAATGAGGGAGGTGATATGGTGCCTGATTCGAGGGAAGGGGGTGTGCAACCTTTGTGCACCGAATCCGGAGCAGGACCTGTACTGAGTGGTGGAACTGGGACTTCGACTTCCCATCTGTTGAAGTCGAAGAAGGTGGAGTTGAAGAAGGTCCCGACGAAGCTTAGGGATCTTCTTGAAACCGGGTTGCTTGAGGGCCTGCAAGTTTGTTATATTCGTGGCTCGAAG GCGCGGGAGCAGCCCGATTCTGGACTTCGAGGGTTAATCAGGGGGACTGGAATACTGTGTTCTTGTGAAGAATGCAAGGGAGAAAAG GTTGTGACTCCTAACCAATTCGAGTTGCATGCGGGGAGTGGAAATAAACGTCCACCCGAGTATATCTATCTGGAGAATGGGAAGAATCTCCGAGATGTGCTGAATGCATGCAAAGTTGAACATTCAGACTCGCTGGAAGTTGTGATCAGTAATTTCATCGGCCGTGCAGAATTGAGACCGCCTGCTTCTTCTCTCAAATGCAAAG GATTGGTTCGTGATACCAGTGGCACGAAATCAATGCTTCTTTGTGGTGCACGTGTTGGGCCGAAGGAATCTGATTCCTGTCCTACTCAGATGAGTGAGGCTACTTATAG GGATCCATTATCTGGTGTTTCGTCTCCGGTGGCCTCATGCAGTCAGTCTGAAGTTTCAGGAAGTGCTCGCATGCCTTCTAAAAGTCAGTCACGATCAAAAACTCTGAAGTTGACACGGAA AGATTTGGGAATGCATAAAGTAGTATTCACGGATAATGTGCTCGAGGATGGCACAAATTTGTCATATATTGTTCAAGGAGAG AAAAGGCTGGAGGGCTATAAAGAAAAAGGTGGTATTTTCTGCAACTGCTGCAAAAAAGTG gTGAGCCCTTCACAGTTTGAGGCTCATGCTGGTTTTGCTTCTCGCCGAAAGCC ATATGATAACATATACACGCCTGATGGGGCGTCTCTGCACGAGATTTCCCTTGGACTGTCTACCCTCCGTAAATCATCTTCCAAGGGAAATGATGATCTGTGCTCTATATGTGAGGGTGGGGGAAAGTTGTTGTGCTGTGACAACTGCCCACGAGCTTTCCACGTTG ACTGTGTTCCACATTCAAGTGTTCCACGTTCAAGTGTTCCACAAGAAAAATGGTATTGCAAGTACTGCGAGAACATGTTCCAAAAGGCGAAGGCCGCTAAGCTCAATGCAAATGCAATTGCAGCTGGAAGAGTGGCTGGCGTTGATCCTTTGGAAGAAATAAAACAGCGCTGCATTCGAATTGTTGGAATACTTGAAGCTGATGTTGGTGGATGTGCGCTTTGCAG GGGTCATGATTTCAGTGCAGCGGAATTTAATGACTCCACAGTGATAATCTGTGATCAG TGTGAAAAAGAATACCATGTGGGTTGCCTGAGGGAGCACAAGATTGATGACTTGAAG GAACTGCCGGAGAATGAATGGTTTTGCTGCACCGAGTGCCTAACCACAAACTCCACTCTCCAGAAGTTGATTTCAGATGGTGAGCAGATGCTTCCACAACCTGTCCTTGAAGTTGTGAAGAAGAAATGTGAGGAAAAAGGTTTGGAAAATGCCTCCGACCTCGACATAAAATGGAGGGTTCTGAGTGGGAAAACGGCATCCGAAGACACCAGGGCCTGGCTTTCGGGGGCAGTCAATATTTTTCAC GACCGATTCGATCCTATTGCTGATTCTAGCACTGGTCGTCGTGATCTTATTCCTGAATTAGTTTATGG GAGGCAGTTCAAAGACCAGGATCTTTGTGGCATGTATTGTGCCGTATTGATTGTCAA CTCGGAGGTGGTCTCTGCCGCAACTTTTCGGGTTTTTGGGCAAGAAGTTGCTGAGCTTCCTCTAGTTGCCACAAGCATTAACTCACAAGGGAAG GGATATTTTCAGTCGCTTTTCTTTTGTATTGAAACGCTGCTCAAATCTCTCAACGTGAAAGACTTGGTGCTACCAGCTGCTGATGAAGCTGAATCACTATGGAAGGAGAGATTTGGGTTCGAAAAAATCGGTGAAGAACAG CTTGATCAATACACAAAGAGCTACCAATTGTTGATATTTCAAGGGACCTCTGTTTTACATAAATCGATCTCTCAGCCATCAGAGTCTTGA